From a region of the Terriglobales bacterium genome:
- a CDS encoding nitroreductase family deazaflavin-dependent oxidoreductase, producing MPLRNDALKDRLSRYREITLRVTGRKSGRAISVPVWFVFEDPTLYLLPVKGSETQWYRNVLANPALRVEARGAEAELQAAPVTARDRVLPVVEKFRQKYGDGDVNKYYSRFDVAVVARLP from the coding sequence ATGCCGCTACGCAACGACGCCCTCAAAGACCGCCTCTCACGCTATCGCGAAATCACGCTCCGCGTGACCGGCCGCAAATCGGGACGGGCCATCTCGGTCCCGGTGTGGTTCGTCTTCGAAGACCCCACTCTCTACCTGCTGCCGGTGAAGGGCTCTGAGACACAGTGGTATCGGAACGTGCTCGCCAATCCGGCGCTCCGGGTGGAAGCGCGCGGCGCCGAAGCCGAATTGCAGGCAGCCCCGGTTACCGCTCGCGACCGCGTGCTCCCGGTCGTGGAGAAATTCCGCCAGAAGTATGGCGACGGCGACGTGAACAAGTACTATTCCAGGTTCGACGTTGCCGTCGTTGCCCGGTTGCCCTGA
- a CDS encoding aldo/keto reductase, with amino-acid sequence MQKRKLGNTLEVSALGFGCMGLSSGYGKPVDKQYGISVIRAAVDRGVTFFDTAEVYGPFTNEELVGEALAPVRDQVVIATKFGFKIDPNTGKQIGLDSRPQHIREVAEASLRRLRTDVIDLFYQHRVDPDVLIEDVAGAVRDLVRQGKVKHFGMSEAGVQTIRRAHAVQPVAALQNEYSLWWREPEREVLPLLEELGIGFVPFSPLGRGFLTGKMDENTTFDSSDFRSKLPRFTPEARKANQVVVDLLRRIAGRKKSTPAQIALAWLLAQRPWVVPIPGTTRLERLEENVGAAAVQLSPDDLGEIDAAARKITVQGERYPEDLQRLVGR; translated from the coding sequence ATGCAAAAGCGCAAACTCGGAAATACTCTCGAAGTCTCCGCCCTCGGCTTCGGCTGCATGGGACTGAGCTCCGGCTACGGCAAGCCCGTCGATAAGCAGTACGGCATCTCCGTGATCCGAGCGGCCGTCGATCGCGGCGTCACCTTCTTCGACACGGCCGAAGTCTATGGCCCGTTCACCAATGAAGAACTGGTGGGCGAAGCGCTGGCGCCCGTCCGCGATCAGGTGGTGATCGCCACCAAGTTCGGCTTCAAGATCGATCCGAACACCGGCAAGCAGATTGGGTTGGACAGTCGCCCGCAACACATCCGCGAAGTCGCCGAAGCTTCGCTGCGGCGGCTCCGGACCGACGTCATTGACCTCTTCTATCAGCACCGCGTTGACCCGGATGTCCTCATCGAAGACGTCGCCGGCGCGGTCCGCGACCTGGTCCGCCAGGGCAAGGTGAAGCACTTCGGGATGTCGGAAGCCGGCGTGCAGACCATTCGCCGCGCTCACGCCGTGCAACCTGTCGCCGCCCTGCAGAACGAGTATTCGCTCTGGTGGCGCGAGCCCGAGCGCGAAGTCTTGCCGCTGCTGGAGGAACTCGGCATCGGGTTTGTGCCGTTCAGTCCGCTGGGCCGCGGCTTCCTGACCGGCAAGATGGACGAGAACACCACCTTCGACAGCTCCGACTTCCGCAGCAAGCTGCCGCGCTTCACACCGGAAGCGCGAAAAGCGAACCAGGTCGTGGTTGATTTGCTGCGCAGAATCGCCGGGCGCAAAAAGTCCACGCCCGCGCAGATCGCCCTCGCCTGGCTGCTGGCACAAAGGCCGTGGGTCGTGCCCATTCCCGGCACCACCAGGCTGGAGCGGCTGGAAGAGAACGTTGGCGCCGCCGCCGTCCAACTCTCGCCGGATGACCTGGGTGAAATCGATGCTGCTGCGCGGAAGATCACCGTGCAGGGCGAGCGCTATCCTGAGGACCTGCAGCGGCTGGTCGGCCGCTGA